CGTGGCGACGACATAGAGGTGGCCGGGACGCGGGGTGAGGGAGGCGTTGGGGGAATGCGGATTGCGGGTTGCGGAATGCGGATTGTCCGCGTTGCCGGTGTCGGCGGGCGGGGTGGGGAGCGGGAGGTCGTCGGATGCGGGCATGAAAAAATCCGGCCAGATGACCGGATTTTTTGCGAAACAAAAGATGGCGCGCGGCGCCCCCGGGCGGGGGTTAGCGCTGGTCGCCGGGATTGCCCATGCCGGGAATGCCGCCTTCCCAGCTGGCGGGACGGCTCCACGGGATCGAGGTATCCTTGGAGGTCTTGGTGGTGCAGCCGGAGAATGCCGCGGCGAGTGCGAGGAGCAGGAGGGCGGGCAGGAGCTTTTTCATGGTGTGTGATTGGACTGCGTAGAGATATTTTTGTGCGGGTGCAAGGATGGGAATTTGGGGGACAACTTCCCGGCTTGCGATTGGGGCGGGCGGCGGGGATTTTTTGATTTTCGATTTTGGATTCTCGATTTTCGATTGATGGAGCTGCCGCTCCGCCGGGAACATGGCGCGGCAGCGCCCAATCGAAAATCGAGAATCCAAAATCGAAAATTCCCCGATGCCTTATTTTGACCACAACGCCACCGCGCCGCTTTCGGCCGCCGCCCGCGATGCCTGGCTGCGGGCGCAGGAGGAGGCGTGGTTTAATCCGGCGAGCCCGCATCGCGGGGCGGCGCGGGTGCGGGTGCGGCTGGACGCGGCGCGCGCGCGGCTGGCGGAGTTGCTGGGGGCGGAGCCGGAGCGGATCGTGTTCAATTCCGGCGCGACGGAGGGGGCGGCGTCGGCGCTGGCTGGTGCGCAGACGGGCGGGCGGGCGGCGGTGACCGGTCGAGCAGGGGTTTTTCGCCGGGCGCGTGGCCTGGCTGGAGGTGGACGCGGACGGCGTCGTGCGGACGGATGCGCTGGAAAAACTGCTCGCGGGCGGCGGCATCGGCGGCGTGGCGGTGATGGCGGCAAACAACGAGACCGGCGTCATCCAGCCGTGGCGCGAAATCGCGGCGGCGTGCCGCGCGGCGCGGGTGGCGTATTTGTGCGACGCGACGCAATGGCTCGGCAAGCTGCCCGCGTCGGGGCTGGGCGACGCGGCGATGTGGGCGACCGGCTCGGCGCACAAATTCGGCGGGCCGAAGGGCGTCGGTTTCGTGAAGCTCGCGGCGCAGGCGGAGGGGTTTTGCGCGCTGCCGGGCGGCGGGCAGCAGAGCGGGCATCGGGGCGGCACGGAGGATTTCCCGGGCGCGGCGGCGATGGTCGCGGCGCTGGCCGAGGTGGAGCAGTCGCGGATGTTCCTGGAGACGGAGCGGCTGCGCTGGCGGGCGGAGTTCGAGCGGGCGGCGTTGGCCGCGGTGCCGGGCGCGCGCGTGGTGGCGGCGGGCGCGCAGCGGTTGTGG
This genomic stretch from Termitidicoccus mucosus harbors:
- a CDS encoding aminotransferase class V-fold PLP-dependent enzyme → MAWLEVDADGVVRTDALEKLLAGGGIGGVAVMAANNETGVIQPWREIAAACRAARVAYLCDATQWLGKLPASGLGDAAMWATGSAHKFGGPKGVGFVKLAAQAEGFCALPGGGQQSGHRGGTEDFPGAAAMVAALAEVEQSRMFLETERLRWRAEFERAALAAVPGARVVAAGAQRLWNTVSLAMPRGENHRWVARLDRRGFQVSTGSACATGTDGPSHVLAAMRVPPDEARRVVRVSAGWETSREDWLALAEAMGAAAREI